A genomic segment from Nocardiopsis sp. Huas11 encodes:
- a CDS encoding PadR family transcriptional regulator, with amino-acid sequence MSAVRLLVLGAVRVRGRAHGYQVRADLESWGAHEWSTAKPGSIYHALKQSARQGLLRAHDVAPSTAGGPPRTEYEITDEGTAAYFALLRSSLASIDEKPDVLSAAVGFLVDLPRAEAVTLLKERVAALEEWRRSVVGFYEPGQGSEPVDHIGEVMDLWVHSAESGAQWTRGLIARIEGGAYSFAGEGGEPFADLLTDG; translated from the coding sequence ATGTCGGCCGTCCGGCTGCTGGTCCTGGGGGCGGTCCGCGTGCGCGGGCGGGCGCACGGCTACCAGGTGCGCGCGGACCTGGAGTCGTGGGGCGCGCACGAGTGGTCCACGGCCAAGCCGGGATCGATCTACCACGCCCTGAAGCAGTCGGCACGGCAGGGATTGCTGCGCGCCCACGACGTCGCGCCCTCCACCGCCGGCGGACCGCCCCGGACCGAGTACGAGATCACGGACGAGGGCACCGCCGCCTACTTCGCGCTGCTGCGCTCGTCGCTGGCCTCGATCGACGAGAAGCCGGACGTGCTCTCCGCCGCCGTCGGGTTCCTCGTCGACCTGCCGCGTGCGGAGGCCGTCACCCTGCTCAAGGAGCGGGTGGCGGCCCTGGAGGAGTGGCGCCGCAGCGTGGTCGGGTTCTACGAGCCCGGGCAGGGGTCCGAGCCCGTGGACCACATCGGCGAGGTCATGGACCTGTGGGTGCACTCGGCCGAGTCGGGTGCCCAGTGGACGCGCGGCCTCATCGCGCGGATCGAGGGCGGCGCCTACTCCTTCGCGGGTGAGGGCGGCGAGCCGTTCGCCGACCTGCTGACCGACGGCTGA
- a CDS encoding glyoxalase, with amino-acid sequence MPEQAEQTAPAEQTAPAEQTAPAEQTAPAEQTAPAEQTAPAEQTASAAPETPDTPDATDMPSDQHPGVRPNETVVPTLHCASVDETLEFFQALGFEVTYRQSRPYLYLAFRWSGFDLHYTRPPEGLDPSREHTGGCLVMVDDVASYHAALVAAMRRHYGKVLARGLPRITRYRFGATRFSLMDPSGNQIIFIQRDEPVELEYGGSKRLDGLARALDQARIFREFRHDDRAALRHVSSALRRYGNRAPAVDVGLALATLIELSTALDETGDLPAWMDRLRGLVLTDAERRRIEAELEIAAHVRRWFEKLP; translated from the coding sequence ATGCCCGAACAGGCAGAACAGACCGCACCCGCCGAACAGACCGCACCCGCCGAACAGACCGCACCCGCCGAACAGACCGCACCCGCCGAACAGACCGCACCCGCCGAACAGACCGCACCCGCCGAACAGACCGCGTCGGCCGCACCGGAGACGCCAGACACGCCGGACGCGACGGACATGCCCTCTGACCAGCACCCGGGCGTACGGCCCAACGAGACGGTCGTGCCCACACTGCACTGCGCGTCGGTGGACGAGACCCTGGAGTTCTTCCAGGCGCTCGGATTCGAGGTCACCTATCGGCAGTCCCGTCCCTACCTCTACCTCGCGTTCCGGTGGAGCGGCTTCGACCTGCACTACACACGCCCGCCCGAAGGGCTGGACCCCTCCCGCGAGCACACCGGGGGCTGCTTGGTCATGGTCGACGACGTCGCGTCCTACCACGCGGCCCTCGTCGCCGCGATGCGCCGCCACTATGGAAAGGTGCTCGCGCGCGGCCTGCCCCGGATCACCCGCTACCGGTTCGGCGCCACCCGCTTCAGTCTCATGGACCCCTCGGGCAACCAGATCATCTTCATCCAGCGAGACGAGCCCGTGGAACTGGAGTACGGCGGGTCCAAGAGGCTGGACGGGCTGGCCAGGGCGCTCGATCAGGCGCGCATCTTCCGCGAGTTCAGGCACGACGACCGTGCCGCGCTGCGCCACGTGAGCTCGGCGCTGCGCAGGTACGGCAACCGGGCTCCCGCGGTGGACGTGGGCCTGGCCCTGGCGACCCTGATCGAGCTCTCCACCGCCCTGGACGAGACCGGCGACCTCCCCGCGTGGATGGATCGCCTGCGCGGCCTCGTCCTCACCGACGCCGAGCGCCGACGCATCGAGGCGGAGCTGGAGATCGCCGCCCACGTGCGCAGGTGGTTCGAGAAGCTCCCATAA
- a CDS encoding MFS transporter, which produces MRTPPAPQPTPEPPPRDPAPVAALAEPLLPVRAVWVAGLSLANLGMWMAFFGPLQVLLPEQIGLAAPEAKETALAWVTGVGAALAMVATPLAGALSDRTTGRFGRRRPWVLAGAVLGGIGLVVLGRQDTVVGVMVGWSLVQTALSCLNATLLAAVPDHVPVRQRGAVSGWIGIPQSAGVVAAVLLVTVVTTGIAPGYTLIGVLTAACALPFALLSPDPPLPREARPPWREFTRGFWVSPRRHPDFGWAWLTRFLMQTGNAMFVLYLLYFLRDGVGYEELFPGSSAADGLLVLILVYTAAVVATTVVAGVVSDRLGRRRALVCLSGVVMAVPAFLLALAPTWPMSLVCAVVLGMGFGVYLSVDNALVTQVLPTALGRAKDLGIVNIASAGPQVIAPALAGPIVVYLGGYPVLYTACGVVTLLGAALVWKIRGVA; this is translated from the coding sequence GTGCGCACGCCCCCCGCGCCCCAGCCCACGCCCGAACCCCCTCCGCGCGACCCGGCCCCGGTCGCCGCACTCGCCGAACCCCTGCTCCCCGTGCGCGCCGTGTGGGTGGCCGGCCTCAGCCTGGCCAACCTCGGCATGTGGATGGCCTTCTTCGGCCCCCTCCAGGTCCTGTTGCCCGAGCAGATCGGCCTGGCCGCGCCCGAGGCCAAGGAGACCGCGCTGGCCTGGGTGACCGGGGTGGGCGCGGCCCTGGCCATGGTCGCCACGCCCCTGGCCGGAGCGCTCTCGGACCGCACCACCGGGCGCTTCGGACGCCGCCGCCCCTGGGTCCTGGCGGGGGCCGTCCTAGGCGGGATCGGCCTGGTGGTCCTGGGCCGCCAGGACACCGTGGTCGGTGTGATGGTGGGCTGGTCGCTCGTCCAGACCGCGCTGTCCTGCCTGAACGCGACCCTGCTCGCCGCCGTCCCCGACCACGTACCGGTCCGCCAGCGCGGCGCGGTCTCGGGGTGGATCGGCATCCCCCAGTCGGCGGGCGTGGTCGCCGCCGTCCTGCTCGTCACCGTCGTGACCACCGGGATCGCACCCGGGTACACGCTGATCGGCGTCCTGACCGCCGCGTGCGCGCTGCCCTTCGCCCTGCTCTCCCCCGACCCGCCGCTACCGCGCGAGGCCCGGCCCCCGTGGCGGGAGTTCACCCGCGGCTTCTGGGTCTCGCCGCGCCGCCACCCCGACTTCGGATGGGCCTGGCTGACCCGGTTCCTCATGCAGACCGGCAACGCCATGTTCGTGCTGTACCTGCTGTACTTCCTGCGCGACGGCGTCGGCTACGAGGAGCTGTTCCCCGGCTCGTCGGCGGCCGACGGGCTGCTGGTGCTGATCCTGGTCTACACGGCGGCCGTCGTGGCCACCACCGTGGTGGCGGGGGTCGTCTCGGACCGGCTCGGGCGCCGCCGCGCCCTGGTGTGCCTGTCCGGAGTGGTGATGGCCGTGCCCGCGTTCCTGCTGGCGCTGGCCCCCACCTGGCCCATGAGCCTGGTGTGCGCCGTGGTGCTGGGGATGGGCTTCGGGGTCTACCTGTCCGTGGACAACGCCCTGGTCACCCAGGTGCTGCCGACGGCGCTGGGCCGGGCCAAGGACCTGGGGATCGTCAACATCGCCAGCGCCGGGCCCCAGGTGATCGCCCCGGCGCTGGCCGGGCCGATCGTGGTGTACCTGGGCGGCTATCCGGTGCTGTACACCGCCTGCGGCGTGGTCACCCTGCTCGGGGCCGCGCTGGTCTGGAAGATCCGGGGGGTCGCGTGA